One segment of Alistipes finegoldii DSM 17242 DNA contains the following:
- a CDS encoding outer membrane beta-barrel protein — translation MKKLILLILLLAMAAANATAARMYPAGGRVVDAQGQAVEYATVVLLRGGEQVAGMATDDAGRFELKVPTGEYTLSIQYLGFDPVLRQVRVDADNDLGDIVLKSSSTQIEGVVVKAQLIRREADRFVVDVANAPAAIGKDGIELLERAPGVWVDDEKISINGKSGSKVYVNDRELRMEPAQLLTYLRSLRADDIQKIEVVPTTGADYDADSSGGIIRITLRKRRENGMEGSLSVDSRLGRWVRSVNPRARVNYHSGRLDLYGLAWFNLETDEFESDENTRYTSGSNSLEAHSEKFERDRNFGASFGSVYEINSRQSVGAEFEYWRNREKGPNDSYTDFTAEEGVTRTDSRYDNFTARNNYSLTFNYIWKIDSLGSTLKVLADYNRRTTDAENDNFSRITAPAPAPAADSAYRDNSVSVYNVTTATLAFDKKFSPRWSLRAGAKYTYNDMHNDALYEYLKDDAWARNDNQSFTINYTENIAAAYGIASANLGRWSLVAGVRGEYTRTEGKGHGIAQNYFSLFPNANVSYALTKDGAYSLIAQYARTIERPRFWTLNPQRFQISDYTYQTGNPELDPAYKHDASLTLVLKHKYTLTGGTVVQTGEIQQTMRPDADDPKRLCIAWVNYDTTKSYYVSANAPCQFAKWWTMNLNATYIRQGQRVDQHTPEAHYNFYFANASTTFTLPAKFYIDLSYRLQGRMDFGNCWVEPMHFLNAGIKKRFGDKFTAACSVRNLIDRPQHVGARGEGFVRRVDVSQQWNCREFRISLSYNFKSGKAFKRRAVEAGSADEKSRL, via the coding sequence ATGAAAAAACTTATCCTCCTTATCCTGCTGCTCGCAATGGCTGCGGCGAACGCAACAGCGGCCCGCATGTATCCGGCCGGAGGCCGCGTCGTGGACGCGCAGGGACAGGCCGTGGAGTATGCGACGGTGGTACTGCTCAGGGGCGGCGAGCAGGTGGCCGGCATGGCGACCGACGACGCCGGACGTTTCGAGCTGAAGGTCCCGACGGGCGAATACACCCTCTCGATCCAGTATCTGGGTTTCGATCCCGTCCTGCGGCAGGTGCGCGTCGATGCGGACAACGATCTGGGCGACATCGTGCTGAAAAGCTCCTCGACGCAGATCGAGGGCGTGGTGGTCAAGGCGCAGCTGATCCGCCGCGAGGCCGACCGCTTTGTCGTCGATGTGGCCAACGCCCCGGCGGCGATCGGCAAGGATGGCATCGAACTGCTGGAGCGCGCTCCGGGCGTATGGGTGGACGACGAGAAGATCTCGATCAACGGCAAGAGCGGTTCGAAGGTGTACGTCAACGACCGCGAGCTGCGCATGGAACCGGCGCAGCTGCTGACCTACCTGCGTTCGCTGCGCGCCGACGACATCCAGAAAATCGAGGTCGTGCCCACGACCGGCGCGGACTACGATGCGGATTCGTCGGGCGGCATCATCCGGATAACGCTCCGCAAACGCCGCGAAAACGGCATGGAGGGGTCGCTGTCGGTCGATTCGCGGCTGGGCCGCTGGGTGCGGTCGGTCAATCCCCGTGCGCGCGTCAACTACCATTCGGGACGGCTCGACCTCTACGGGCTGGCGTGGTTCAACCTCGAAACCGACGAATTCGAATCGGACGAAAACACCCGCTACACGTCGGGGAGCAACAGTCTCGAAGCCCACTCCGAAAAATTCGAACGCGACCGGAATTTCGGCGCGAGCTTCGGTTCGGTGTACGAGATCAATTCCCGCCAGAGCGTCGGCGCGGAGTTCGAATACTGGCGCAACCGCGAAAAAGGTCCCAACGACTCCTACACGGACTTCACGGCCGAAGAGGGGGTGACCCGCACCGACAGCCGCTATGACAATTTCACAGCGCGCAACAACTACTCGCTGACGTTCAACTACATCTGGAAGATCGACTCGCTGGGTTCGACGCTCAAGGTGCTGGCCGACTACAACCGCCGCACCACGGACGCCGAGAACGACAACTTCAGCCGCATAACCGCTCCGGCCCCCGCGCCCGCCGCAGACTCGGCCTACCGCGACAATTCGGTCTCGGTCTACAACGTGACCACCGCCACGCTGGCCTTCGACAAGAAATTCTCGCCCCGCTGGTCGCTGCGGGCCGGCGCCAAGTACACCTACAACGACATGCACAACGACGCGCTGTACGAATACCTGAAAGACGACGCATGGGCGCGCAACGACAACCAGAGTTTCACGATCAACTACACGGAGAACATCGCCGCGGCGTACGGCATCGCGTCGGCCAATCTCGGACGCTGGAGCTTGGTGGCGGGAGTGCGCGGCGAGTACACCCGCACCGAAGGCAAAGGGCACGGCATCGCGCAGAATTATTTCAGTCTGTTCCCCAACGCCAACGTCTCCTATGCACTCACCAAGGACGGCGCCTATTCGCTGATCGCACAGTACGCCCGCACAATCGAGCGGCCTCGGTTCTGGACCCTCAACCCGCAGCGGTTCCAGATTTCGGACTACACCTATCAGACGGGAAATCCGGAACTCGATCCGGCCTACAAGCACGACGCGAGCCTGACGCTGGTGCTGAAACACAAATACACGCTTACGGGCGGCACCGTCGTCCAGACCGGCGAAATACAGCAGACGATGCGTCCCGACGCCGACGACCCGAAGCGGCTGTGCATAGCGTGGGTCAATTACGACACGACGAAGAGTTATTACGTCTCGGCCAATGCGCCGTGCCAGTTCGCCAAATGGTGGACCATGAACCTCAACGCCACCTACATCCGTCAGGGCCAGCGCGTCGACCAGCATACGCCCGAAGCGCATTACAACTTCTATTTCGCGAACGCTTCGACCACCTTCACGCTCCCCGCGAAGTTCTACATCGACCTGTCGTACCGCCTTCAGGGCCGCATGGACTTCGGCAACTGCTGGGTGGAGCCGATGCACTTCCTCAATGCGGGGATCAAAAAACGGTTCGGCGACAAGTTCACCGCCGCATGCTCGGTGCGCAACCTGATCGACCGCCCGCAGCACGTCGGCGCACGCGGCGAAGGATTCGTCCGCAGGGTGGATGTGTCCCAGCAATGGAACTGCCGAGAATTCCGCATTTCGCTGAGCTACAACTTCAAGTCGGGCAAGGCCTTCAAGCGCAGGGCCGTCGAGGCGGGTTCGGCCGACGAGAAGAGCCGGTTGTAG
- a CDS encoding MerR family transcriptional regulator, which produces MKTTKIKFKIGEFSKLNRVTVKTLRHYEEIGLLVPSQVDKWTGYRYYDVCQLGRMNTIRYLKELGFTLEEIGELFDEGRTRPSPELIAAKTAECRETLLRLERRMTELERLGKELAKPKKMEKAFIKELPAVVVASHRRVVRGYDELFDLCPNVIGPEMARLGCECSEPGYCFTIDHTCEFRERDIDIEYCEAVTERKEESELIEFKELEAVPTAVCMYHRGNYDTLPQTFAELYAYVEKEGYKLAGSPRFSYIDGIWNKDSEEEWLTEIQIPAGR; this is translated from the coding sequence ATGAAGACAACGAAAATCAAATTCAAAATCGGAGAATTTTCCAAGCTCAACCGGGTTACCGTCAAGACATTGCGGCACTACGAAGAGATCGGACTGCTCGTACCGAGCCAAGTGGACAAGTGGACCGGATACCGTTATTACGACGTATGCCAGCTGGGAAGGATGAACACTATCCGCTACCTCAAGGAGCTGGGATTCACGCTCGAAGAGATCGGAGAGCTGTTCGACGAGGGGCGGACGCGCCCGTCGCCGGAGCTTATCGCGGCCAAAACCGCGGAGTGCCGGGAGACGCTGCTCCGGCTGGAGCGGCGCATGACGGAGCTGGAAAGGCTGGGAAAAGAACTCGCAAAACCGAAGAAAATGGAAAAAGCATTTATCAAAGAGCTGCCGGCGGTCGTCGTCGCCAGCCACCGCCGGGTCGTCAGGGGCTACGACGAACTGTTCGACCTCTGCCCCAATGTCATCGGACCGGAGATGGCGCGGCTGGGTTGCGAATGTTCCGAACCGGGCTACTGCTTCACGATCGACCACACCTGCGAATTCAGGGAACGGGACATCGACATCGAATACTGCGAAGCGGTGACCGAACGGAAAGAGGAGTCGGAGCTGATTGAATTCAAGGAGCTGGAGGCCGTGCCGACGGCCGTGTGCATGTATCACCGCGGAAACTACGACACCCTGCCGCAGACCTTCGCCGAGCTTTACGCATACGTCGAAAAAGAGGGATACAAGCTCGCGGGAAGCCCCCGGTTCAGCTATATCGACGGCATCTGGAACAAGGACAGCGAGGAAGAGTGGCTGACCGAAATTCAGATTCCGGCAGGCAGGTAA
- a CDS encoding lysophospholipid acyltransferase family protein, giving the protein MISAVYYIFLVFLCTFFMVLSAVALVVCYPFDKGRRVVHELSRILVRIFFAVPPRWRQRVIGREYVDRKKSYVIVLNHNTVIDIPTLYYIPLNFRWVSKREVFKTPFFGQYLVLHGDICINRGRASEALEQMVRDGKLWISRGASVAVFPEGTRSKDGEIHRFKAGAFTLAKEAGVEILPVVLDGTKTLIKKNALFNWGNRITIRVLPPVSAGRVAAAETHELMQEVHDAMCAALAEIRNKK; this is encoded by the coding sequence ATGATAAGCGCAGTTTACTATATCTTTCTGGTCTTCCTCTGCACCTTTTTCATGGTGCTGTCGGCCGTCGCTCTGGTCGTGTGCTATCCTTTCGACAAGGGCCGCCGCGTGGTGCACGAACTGTCGCGCATTCTGGTCCGCATCTTCTTCGCCGTGCCTCCCCGGTGGCGGCAGCGGGTGATCGGCCGGGAGTACGTGGACCGGAAGAAGAGTTACGTCATCGTGCTGAACCACAATACGGTGATCGACATCCCGACGCTTTACTACATTCCGCTCAATTTCCGCTGGGTCTCCAAGCGCGAGGTCTTCAAGACCCCCTTCTTCGGGCAGTACCTCGTCCTGCACGGCGACATCTGCATCAACCGCGGTCGCGCTTCCGAAGCGCTGGAGCAGATGGTCCGCGACGGCAAACTATGGATTTCGCGCGGCGCTTCGGTGGCCGTATTCCCTGAGGGTACGCGCTCCAAGGACGGCGAGATTCACCGTTTCAAGGCGGGAGCCTTCACGCTGGCCAAGGAGGCGGGCGTGGAGATTCTTCCCGTGGTGCTCGACGGTACGAAGACGCTCATCAAAAAGAACGCGCTGTTCAACTGGGGCAACCGGATCACGATCCGGGTGCTGCCCCCCGTCTCCGCCGGGCGGGTCGCCGCGGCCGAGACGCACGAACTGATGCAGGAGGTGCACGACGCCATGTGCGCGGCCCTCGCCGAGATCCGAAACAAAAAATAG
- a CDS encoding DNA topoisomerase IV subunit B, producing MADLLNTNPNDNYGDDAIVTLSPREHIRLRPGMYIGKLGDGAQADDGIYVLIKEVVDNSVDEFIMGVGRQIDISIADNVVSVRDYGRGIPLKSLAAAVSEMNTGGKYGGSAFKKTVGLNGVGVKAVNMLSSEFTARSVRDGEARTVTFAQGLEQSDTWESGVREKNGTFISFRVDEEVFGQYAYNLEYVEQMIRNYTYLNLGLTFNFNGSSYVSKNGLLDLLNENMTEEPLYPPIHLSGDDIEVAIAHGTGYGESYFSFVNGQYTSQGGTHQAAFREAIAKTVKEFYHKDYDPSDIRTSIIAAISVKVTDPVFESQTKIKLGSKEIEPGVSMRNFVVDFLGKHLDDYLHKHSETAQILQKKIVENEKERKAISGIQKKARETAKKVSLNNKKLRDCKIHRTDKHELAEQSMIFITEGNSASGSITKSRDVRTQAVFSLRGKPLNCYGLTKKVVYENEEFNLLQAALNIEEDMDNLRYNKVIIATDADVDGMHIRLLMMTFFLQFFPDVIRQGHLFVLQTPLFRVRNKKETHYCYSEDERLKAVSRCGANAEITRFKGLGEISPDEFREFIGEGMRLDKVRITKDDPIHDLLEFYMGKNTYERQGFIIDNLRIEEDIVEQDLAIS from the coding sequence ATGGCAGATTTACTCAATACGAATCCGAACGACAATTACGGCGACGACGCCATCGTCACCCTCTCGCCGCGGGAGCACATCCGCCTGCGGCCCGGTATGTATATCGGCAAGCTGGGCGACGGCGCGCAGGCCGACGACGGCATTTACGTCCTCATCAAGGAGGTCGTGGACAACTCGGTGGACGAGTTCATCATGGGCGTCGGCCGTCAGATCGACATTTCGATCGCCGACAACGTGGTTTCGGTGCGCGACTACGGCCGCGGCATTCCCCTCAAGTCGCTCGCGGCGGCCGTCAGCGAGATGAACACCGGCGGCAAGTACGGCGGCTCGGCCTTCAAGAAGACCGTCGGCCTGAACGGCGTCGGCGTCAAGGCCGTCAACATGCTTTCGAGCGAATTCACGGCCCGTTCGGTCCGCGACGGCGAAGCCCGCACGGTGACCTTCGCGCAGGGACTCGAACAGAGCGATACGTGGGAGAGCGGCGTGAGGGAGAAGAACGGCACTTTCATCTCGTTCCGCGTTGACGAGGAGGTTTTCGGGCAGTACGCCTACAACCTCGAATACGTCGAGCAGATGATCCGCAACTACACCTACCTGAATCTGGGTCTGACGTTCAATTTCAACGGCAGCAGCTACGTCTCGAAAAACGGCCTGCTGGACCTGCTGAACGAAAACATGACCGAGGAGCCGCTCTATCCGCCGATCCACCTTTCGGGCGACGACATCGAAGTGGCGATCGCCCACGGCACGGGTTACGGCGAGAGCTACTTCTCGTTCGTCAACGGCCAGTACACCTCGCAGGGCGGCACGCATCAGGCGGCGTTCCGCGAGGCCATCGCCAAGACCGTCAAGGAGTTCTACCACAAGGATTACGACCCTTCGGACATCCGCACGTCGATCATCGCCGCCATTTCGGTCAAGGTCACCGACCCGGTCTTCGAGTCGCAGACCAAGATCAAGCTCGGTTCGAAGGAGATCGAGCCGGGCGTGTCGATGCGCAACTTCGTCGTGGACTTTCTGGGCAAGCACCTCGACGACTACCTGCACAAGCACTCCGAGACGGCGCAGATTCTCCAGAAGAAGATCGTCGAGAACGAAAAGGAGCGCAAGGCGATTTCGGGCATCCAGAAGAAGGCCCGCGAGACGGCCAAAAAAGTGTCGCTCAACAACAAGAAACTGCGCGACTGCAAGATACACCGCACCGACAAGCATGAGCTGGCCGAACAGTCGATGATCTTCATCACCGAGGGTAATTCGGCTTCGGGTTCGATCACCAAGAGCCGCGACGTGCGTACGCAGGCGGTCTTCTCGCTGCGCGGCAAGCCGCTCAACTGCTACGGACTCACCAAAAAGGTCGTCTACGAGAACGAGGAGTTCAACCTCCTGCAGGCGGCGCTCAACATCGAGGAGGATATGGATAACCTCCGCTACAACAAGGTGATCATTGCCACCGATGCCGATGTCGACGGCATGCACATCCGCCTGCTGATGATGACCTTCTTCCTGCAGTTCTTCCCCGACGTGATCCGTCAGGGCCATCTGTTCGTGCTGCAAACGCCGCTTTTCCGCGTGCGCAACAAGAAGGAGACGCACTACTGCTATTCGGAGGACGAACGCCTGAAGGCCGTCTCCCGCTGCGGCGCCAACGCCGAAATCACGCGATTCAAAGGTCTGGGCGAGATTTCGCCCGACGAGTTCCGCGAATTCATCGGCGAGGGGATGCGGCTGGACAAGGTCCGCATCACCAAGGACGACCCGATCCACGACCTGCTAGAGTTCTACATGGGCAAGAACACCTACGAGCGGCAGGGCTTCATCATCGACAACCTGCGCATCGAGGAGGATATCGTCGAGCAGGACCTTGCAATCAGTTAA
- a CDS encoding DNA gyrase/topoisomerase IV subunit A produces the protein MAEEKDIIGREEPLNEDASTPETADEAADETPAAGPQGKAGKFDRLTQDEGGVRKLTGMYKNWFLDYASYVILERAVPHVEDGLKPVQRRILHAMKVVDDGRYNKVANIVGQTMQYHPHGDASIKDALVQLGQKDLLIDCQGNWGNILTGDEAAAGRYIEARLSKFANEVVFNKKTTEWMLTYDGRKEEPVTLPIKFPLLLAQGSDGIAVGLASKILPHNFVELINACIAHLQGREFQLYPDFPTGGMADVSRYNDGLRGGAVKVRAKISKIDKRTLAITEIPYTTTTESIKDSIIKANDKGKIKIKKVDDNTADRVEIVIQVSPDESSDKTIDALYAFTDCEVSIAPNACLIWEDKPHFLGVSEILRRSAEHTKWLLGRELEIRLGELNEAWHAASLERIFIENKLYQLIEGSKSREEAYAAVDKGLEPFKKLLRREVTLSDVQRLTELKFIRISRYDSDKADNEIRQIEEDIKSTQYDLNHLTEYAVAYYERIRDKYGKGRERRTELREFDNIEATKVAVTNAKLYVDRAEGFFGIGKSMKDAELVCDCSDIDDVIVFTKDGRYVITKVSDKAFFEKGIYYIGVFKRNDERTIYNVLYRDGKNGPIMMKRCAIKAITRDKEYDITKGTPKSEILYMSVNPNGEAEVLKIYFKPRPRLKKVIVDLDFSTLAIKGRQSQGNLFSRYGIHKIVLKERGTSTLGGQNVWFDEDVRRLNADGRGTLLGEFKGDDKIIVWTSKNQYYITGYDLGQHFPDETVRVSRYEADRIYSVCYYDRSQQYYYMKRFTAEMSDKMQFFLDEEGQADLVAVTERTGAKLEITYKGAHASRPADEIDVDEFVGVKSHRAKGKRLTTYDVVALRFIEPELPPEPEPSDDDAPDDTPSGGGASAGAQGGSGNGAADGADNRAVGGSNGDAADRGAALSGGVGSAVSSGANSATEGPDFAPASSAADNPGAPGRPGGDTAAPAHEKPAAADKPAAKDKPAAKTSDPKKTPASSAGLPRTGTTSGGVEFEIERAKGDADEVIDPEQLNLF, from the coding sequence ATGGCAGAAGAAAAAGATATCATCGGGCGGGAAGAGCCGCTCAACGAGGACGCATCGACCCCGGAAACGGCCGACGAGGCAGCCGACGAAACCCCGGCCGCCGGGCCTCAGGGCAAGGCGGGCAAGTTCGACCGGCTGACGCAGGACGAGGGGGGCGTGCGCAAACTGACGGGCATGTATAAGAACTGGTTCTTGGATTACGCTTCGTACGTGATCCTCGAACGCGCCGTGCCCCATGTCGAAGACGGTCTGAAACCCGTTCAGCGGCGCATCCTCCACGCCATGAAGGTCGTGGACGACGGCCGCTACAACAAGGTGGCCAACATCGTGGGCCAGACCATGCAGTACCACCCGCACGGCGACGCGTCGATCAAGGACGCGCTGGTCCAGCTGGGCCAGAAGGACCTGCTGATCGACTGTCAGGGCAACTGGGGCAACATCCTCACGGGCGACGAAGCCGCCGCGGGCCGTTATATCGAAGCCCGCCTTTCGAAATTCGCCAACGAAGTGGTCTTCAACAAGAAGACCACCGAGTGGATGCTCACCTACGACGGCCGCAAGGAGGAGCCGGTCACGCTGCCGATCAAGTTCCCGCTGCTGCTGGCGCAGGGCTCGGACGGCATCGCCGTAGGTCTGGCGTCGAAAATCCTGCCCCACAACTTCGTGGAGCTTATCAACGCCTGCATCGCCCATCTTCAGGGCCGCGAATTCCAGCTTTACCCCGACTTCCCGACGGGCGGCATGGCCGACGTGAGCCGTTACAACGACGGTCTTCGCGGCGGTGCTGTGAAGGTCCGCGCCAAGATTTCGAAGATCGACAAACGTACGCTGGCCATCACCGAAATTCCCTATACCACGACCACCGAGTCGATCAAGGATTCGATCATCAAGGCCAACGACAAGGGCAAGATCAAGATCAAGAAGGTCGATGACAATACGGCCGACCGGGTCGAGATCGTCATTCAGGTCTCGCCCGACGAGTCGAGCGACAAGACCATCGACGCGCTTTACGCCTTCACGGACTGCGAAGTCTCGATCGCCCCGAACGCCTGCCTGATCTGGGAGGACAAGCCCCATTTTCTGGGCGTGAGCGAAATCCTGCGCCGCTCGGCCGAGCATACCAAATGGCTGCTGGGCCGCGAGCTGGAGATCCGGCTCGGCGAGCTGAACGAAGCGTGGCACGCCGCGTCGCTCGAACGCATCTTCATCGAGAACAAGCTCTACCAGCTCATCGAGGGCAGCAAGAGCCGCGAGGAGGCCTACGCCGCCGTGGACAAGGGGCTGGAGCCGTTCAAGAAACTGCTCCGCCGCGAGGTGACGCTCTCCGACGTGCAGCGGCTTACGGAGCTGAAGTTCATCCGTATTTCGCGTTACGACAGCGACAAGGCCGACAATGAAATCCGTCAGATCGAGGAGGACATCAAGTCCACGCAGTACGATCTGAACCATCTTACCGAATATGCCGTGGCCTATTACGAGCGTATCCGCGACAAGTACGGCAAGGGCCGGGAGCGCAGGACCGAACTGCGCGAATTCGACAATATCGAAGCCACGAAGGTCGCCGTGACCAACGCCAAGCTCTACGTGGACCGCGCCGAAGGCTTCTTCGGCATCGGCAAGTCGATGAAGGACGCCGAGCTGGTCTGCGACTGCTCGGACATCGACGACGTGATCGTCTTCACCAAGGACGGCCGCTACGTCATCACCAAGGTCAGCGACAAGGCCTTCTTCGAGAAGGGCATCTATTATATCGGCGTCTTCAAGCGCAACGACGAGCGCACGATCTACAACGTGCTGTACCGCGACGGCAAGAACGGTCCGATCATGATGAAGCGCTGCGCCATCAAGGCCATCACGCGCGACAAGGAGTACGACATCACCAAGGGCACGCCCAAGAGCGAGATCCTCTATATGTCTGTCAATCCGAACGGTGAGGCCGAGGTGCTCAAGATTTACTTCAAGCCCCGTCCGCGTCTCAAGAAGGTGATCGTGGACCTCGACTTCTCGACCCTCGCCATCAAGGGCCGCCAGAGTCAGGGCAATCTCTTCTCGCGCTACGGCATCCACAAGATCGTCCTCAAGGAGCGCGGCACTTCGACGCTCGGCGGCCAGAACGTCTGGTTCGACGAGGATGTCCGCCGCCTGAACGCCGACGGCCGCGGCACGCTGCTGGGCGAGTTCAAGGGCGACGACAAGATCATCGTCTGGACCTCCAAGAACCAGTACTACATCACGGGTTACGACCTCGGCCAGCATTTCCCCGACGAGACCGTGCGCGTGAGCCGTTACGAAGCCGACCGCATCTACAGCGTCTGCTATTACGACCGCTCGCAGCAGTACTACTATATGAAGCGTTTCACGGCCGAGATGAGCGACAAGATGCAGTTCTTCCTCGACGAGGAGGGACAGGCCGATCTGGTCGCCGTGACGGAACGTACGGGCGCCAAGCTCGAAATCACCTACAAGGGCGCGCATGCGTCGCGCCCTGCGGACGAGATCGACGTGGACGAATTCGTGGGCGTCAAGAGCCACCGCGCCAAGGGCAAGCGCCTGACGACCTACGACGTCGTCGCGCTGCGCTTCATCGAACCCGAACTGCCGCCCGAACCCGAACCTTCGGACGACGACGCTCCCGACGATACGCCCTCCGGCGGCGGTGCTTCGGCCGGAGCGCAAGGCGGTTCCGGCAACGGTGCGGCCGACGGTGCGGACAACCGTGCGGTGGGCGGTTCGAACGGTGATGCGGCTGATCGCGGCGCAGCTCTTTCCGGTGGAGTTGGTTCTGCCGTCTCTTCCGGTGCGAATTCCGCCACGGAAGGCCCGGACTTTGCGCCGGCCTCTTCCGCCGCGGACAACCCCGGTGCGCCGGGCAGACCGGGCGGCGATACGGCCGCGCCCGCGCATGAAAAACCTGCGGCCGCCGACAAACCGGCTGCGAAAGACAAACCTGCGGCAAAGACCTCTGATCCGAAGAAAACGCCCGCGTCGTCCGCCGGCCTGCCCCGTACGGGCACGACTTCGGGCGGCGTGGAGTTCGAAATCGAACGCGCCAAAGGCGATGCCGACGAGGTGATCGACCCCGAACAGCTGAATCTGTTTTAA
- a CDS encoding shikimate kinase, giving the protein MKPLFLIGYMGCGKSTLGRRLARRLGAEFADTDALIERREGASVADVFRYEGEERFREVEREVLEQTLAGTAAVVSTGGGLPVWRDNMARMNAAGFTVYLRREAEQIARRLSPYGRQKRPRLRGLDDAELVEFMSRDMAVREPFYAQAQLIVDCGELSDDEVVETILRHTMQNE; this is encoded by the coding sequence ATGAAACCTCTTTTTCTGATCGGTTACATGGGGTGCGGCAAGAGCACCCTCGGACGCAGGCTCGCACGCCGTCTGGGTGCGGAGTTCGCCGACACCGACGCGCTGATCGAACGGCGCGAGGGGGCTTCAGTGGCCGATGTTTTCCGTTACGAAGGGGAGGAGCGTTTCCGCGAGGTGGAGCGCGAAGTGCTGGAACAGACGCTCGCCGGAACCGCCGCCGTGGTCTCCACGGGCGGAGGACTTCCCGTCTGGCGCGACAACATGGCCCGCATGAACGCTGCGGGATTTACGGTCTACCTGCGCCGCGAGGCGGAGCAGATTGCCCGGCGGCTGAGCCCTTACGGACGGCAGAAGCGTCCCCGCCTGCGAGGGCTGGACGACGCCGAACTGGTCGAGTTCATGAGCCGTGACATGGCTGTGCGCGAACCGTTTTACGCGCAGGCGCAGCTGATCGTCGATTGCGGCGAGCTGTCCGACGACGAGGTGGTCGAAACGATCCTTCGACACACGATGCAGAACGAATAA
- the murI gene encoding glutamate racemase has translation MNDAPIGVYDSGLGGLTVWREVRRMLPSESLVYLGDGKNCPYGSRPREEVRRLADEAVASLVAQGCKMVVVACNTATAAAIDFLREKYAPMPIVGMEPAVKPACLNTRSGVVGVLATERSLDGELFRRTAAKYGSGVELITAPGRGFVELVESDRESTPEAEQAVRDAVAVMLEHGADQIVLGCTHYPFLLPVLERVVAGRGVEIVDPSPAVARRVVQLLDQYGLHAAPDHVPSYTFRTFAGESYRLRLEHKAAESL, from the coding sequence ATGAACGATGCTCCCATAGGTGTTTACGATTCGGGGCTGGGCGGACTGACCGTCTGGCGCGAGGTGCGGCGCATGCTGCCCTCCGAATCGCTCGTCTATCTGGGCGACGGCAAAAACTGCCCCTACGGATCGCGCCCCCGCGAAGAGGTGCGGCGGCTCGCCGACGAAGCCGTTGCCAGCCTCGTCGCGCAGGGGTGCAAGATGGTCGTCGTGGCCTGCAATACCGCCACGGCCGCCGCAATCGACTTCCTGCGGGAGAAATACGCCCCGATGCCGATCGTGGGCATGGAGCCGGCCGTGAAACCCGCCTGCCTGAATACCCGCAGCGGGGTGGTCGGGGTGCTGGCCACCGAGCGGAGTCTCGACGGCGAACTTTTCCGCCGCACGGCGGCCAAATACGGCAGCGGCGTCGAACTCATCACCGCCCCCGGCCGCGGTTTCGTCGAACTGGTCGAGAGCGACCGCGAATCGACGCCCGAAGCCGAGCAGGCCGTCCGCGACGCCGTCGCGGTGATGCTGGAACACGGCGCCGACCAGATCGTGCTGGGATGCACGCACTATCCCTTCCTGCTTCCCGTGCTGGAACGCGTCGTCGCGGGCCGCGGCGTCGAAATCGTCGATCCGTCGCCCGCCGTCGCCCGCCGCGTCGTCCAGCTGCTCGACCAGTACGGCCTGCACGCCGCCCCGGACCATGTCCCGTCCTATACGTTCCGCACCTTCGCCGGCGAAAGCTACCGCCTGCGTCTGGAACATAAGGCCGCAGAGTCGCTCTGA